A stretch of Deltaproteobacteria bacterium DNA encodes these proteins:
- a CDS encoding DUF2933 domain-containing protein, translating into MTSHQQQEHSPSRLRSNIALLVFLGIAGFYLLTEHTAHLFGVLPYLLLLLILVAMYVRLARMEEHDAFAEFGEAYARYAATTPAFFPQLSRTEPRGA; encoded by the coding sequence ATGACATCGCATCAACAGCAAGAACACAGTCCGTCGCGACTGCGGAGTAACATCGCACTGCTCGTTTTTCTCGGTATTGCCGGGTTCTATCTGCTGACCGAGCACACGGCCCATCTTTTTGGCGTCTTGCCGTATCTGTTGTTACTCCTCATCTTGGTGGCCATGTATGTCCGGCTTGCACGGATGGAAGAGCACGACGCCTTTGCGGAATTTGGTGAGGCGTATGCCCGCTATGCCGCGACCACGCCGGCCTTTTTCCCGCAGTTGAGCCGCACGGAGCCAAGAGGGGCCTGA